The Fusobacterium polymorphum genome segment TCTCTTGCATATTTAAAAGTATTTACTGTGCCACCTTTTACACCTGTTTCTGCTATAACAATTCCTGAAGTTAAAGCTGACTGTAACCTATCTCTTTTAATTAGTGAAAATAAAGAGATTTCTGTTTGAGGTATTAATTCAGATAATAAAAAACCATTATTTTCTAAAATCATTTCTGCTAATTTAACATTTTCTCTAGGATAAATCTCTAAATCTAAACCTTGTCCTAAAATTGCTCCTGTTTTTTGTAATGACATATTATGTCCCTCTGTATCTATTCCTAAGGCTAAACCACTAATATTATAAATATTATTTTTAGATAGACATTGCCCAATATCTCTAGCAAAATCTATTCCTTCTTTACTTGGTTTTCTTGTTCCAACTATTGCAAAAGATTTTTCTAATTCTTCATTTGAAGGTAAATTTCCTTTTACAAAAATTACATAAGGACTTTCTTTTATGTCTATTAAATTTTTAGGATAATTTTCATAAGAATAATAAAAGATTTTTATATTTTTTTCTTCACAATTTTTAATTATTTTTTCTGCTCCAATTTTATATAAAGTAAGTTTATCAAAAACAGATAAAATTTTCTCTATATTATCTTCACTAAAAAAAGATTTTAAAAATTCAATTTTCTCTATTCTATTCAATTTAAAAAAATTTATATTTTCTTTATTTGAGAAGTTAAAAATTTTGTACATTAAATTTTGTACGC includes the following:
- a CDS encoding DNA-processing protein DprA, whose amino-acid sequence is MYSKEELLIFSLINSNYDISVQNLMYKIFNFSNKENINFFKLNRIEKIEFLKSFFSEDNIEKILSVFDKLTLYKIGAEKIIKNCEEKNIKIFYYSYENYPKNLIDIKESPYVIFVKGNLPSNEELEKSFAIVGTRKPSKEGIDFARDIGQCLSKNNIYNISGLALGIDTEGHNMSLQKTGAILGQGLDLEIYPRENVKLAEMILENNGFLLSELIPQTEISLFSLIKRDRLQSALTSGIVIAETGVKGGTVNTFKYAREQKRKIFISDINKEFIEKHKKDLIVIKNSLDFEKKLKNNLIQKNLF